A region of the Ornithinimicrobium ciconiae genome:
AGTGCGCCCTGGTCGTCGAAGACCTGGATCTGGGAGTCGAATGCGGCCGCGGTGTCAGCCACTGACGCGAAGCTTGAGAGATGGAGCATCGCTGGGGAGTCGGTGAGAGGGTCACTGCATTCGAGAACCACGACTTCACCGTCATCCTGAGGCAGATCCGCCAGGTCGACCTCGACGCAGCTGGACCGCAGGGCAAGCTGGTGATCGGCGATGAGCCGCTCCATGTCTGCGGCCGTCGCGATGACTGCGTCTGAGCGTGGCGCACCTGAGGTCGGGGTATCTCCAGGAGAGTTCGGTTCCGAATCGTCGGAGCCAAGAGTCAAGAAGGCCGCCACGGTCGCTGCCACCGCGGCGACGACGCCGCCGACAGCCATGACGGTCCTGGTCGTGTTGCGCCCCGCGCCAGCATGAGCCTCGTGGTTCGGGCCCGTCGGCTGCCCTCCATCTGTCGGTTGGCTGGGGACGGTGTGCTGGGCGGGACCAGAATCCGTCGAGTGAGGAACGGGCGGAGGCAGAGGTGCAGGCGGGCGCGGGGCGCTCACGGCTGGGACGTGCAGAGCCCCGAGGGCGGTCACCTGTTTGCGGTCTCCACGAGTGCCGATCCGACCGGGCAGCACCTCCTCGAGGCGCCGCTGCAGGAGCGGTGTCATGCTGGATCCACCGGTTAGATAAAGCCGGTGGACCTCCGGCGCGCCGGGTAGGTCACGAAGGAGGTTGAGGACCAGGCCGACGGCGCGGTCGATGTCGACCGCGACCAGTTCCTCGTACTCGTTGCGCGTGACGACACCGACCCATTCCTGGGTGCCTGCCATCACGCCGATGGTCTCGGATTGGTTCTCGCTCAGGCTCTCCTTGGCCGCTCGAACGTCCTCTCGCAGGGTCAACCTGGCACGGGTCTGGCGGGGGTGCTCAAGCTCGGCCAGCAGGTCCGGCGGGCCGTCCTGACACATCTGGTTCTGCGCCCAGGTCTCGAGACGGGAGTCGAAATCGTGACCACCGAGCGGGTCGATGCCGTCAGAGTCCACCACCTCGTAGCGGCCGGTGCCCGCCTCGACGACGTAGCGCAGCAGCGCGGCGTCGCTGGTGCCCCCGCCCAGGTCCAGCACGGCCAAGTAGGCGCCCGCAGGCAAGGGGTCGCCCGCGCTGTAATACCAGGCTGTGGCCAGCGGTTCGGACACCAAGCGCAGCCGGTCCGCGGGTATGTCGGCCTGCTCGGCGGCAGCACGCAGCAGGCCGATCCGATGGGCGTGCCACGCCTGGGGGTGAGTGAGCACCACCTCGGTCGGCGGCACCTGGTCGGCATCGGCGAGGGCGTGCTCGTAGACCTTGCGCAGGATGGCTGCCACCAGTTTCACTGGTTGGATCAGATCACCATCGAGCAGGATCTGCTCCTCTATGAGGCGACGTTTCGGGGTCGGTTCGTACCCAGCGGGATGGATCGCGGCCCCCCGTGTCGCGGCCGAGCCGGTCCTGATGTCGCCGTCCGTGACCAGGACGGCCGACGGCATCAGGTGAGAGCTGGCAGACAATCGCAGCGGGTGCACCTGGCCCATGTGTTCGACTGCTGCGGCGGTATTCGTTGTGCCAAAGTCGATCGCCAGGCGCCAGCCCGTCCTCGCCTGACCCTCCACGGACTCCTCCTTGACTCCTTGACTCCCGTCGATGACCTGAGCCTTAGAGGCTGGGTGCGGCTCCGATGTTCCCGCAGACGAGGACCCCGACGGGTCTCATCCGTTGTTGGGCCGGCTCATCAGGCGGCCGGCGACCAGCGCCACGGGGATCAGGATCCATGGGTGCTGCACCGCCCAGGCGGTGGTCTGCTCAAGGAAGGTGTCATCATCGGTCCCCAGTTCGGACAGGTCCGGATTCCGGATGGAGTCCAGGATCTCCTCGGTGTCGATGGGGGTGGGCTGCACCAGGTCGCCCAGCTCCTCGGACGTGACCGGTGCGGGCTGCGGCACGCTGTCCGTGGGCTCGACCACCTCCATCGCATCGTGGGGTGCTGAGCTGGGATCAGCGGTGACGTTGCTGGCGGGTTGTTCGACGAGTATCCAGGAGTGGTCGGAGTCCGCCCAGGCGTTCTCGAAGAGCCCCAGCGGGTACTCAGCCAGGTTCCCGCCAGGGGTGCCGGGATCGGACAGCAGGACGGTGCCCCGCTCGTGGTCGATGCCGGTGACGACAAGGGCATGGTCTGCTGCGTGGTCCTCCTGGGCTTCCCCGGTCCACAGTTCACCGCTGTCGACGGCCACGATGATGCTGTAGCCGGCGTCGAGCTGAGCCTCGAGTGAGGCCAGGTCACCGAAGCCCGACACGGCGGGGACGCCGACCTCGTGGAGGATGGCCACCCCACTGTCCAGGGTCAGGCCCGGGACGCCGTCAGGGCCGACGACGAAGGCGCCGAGCTCGTTCGCTATGTCGACGAAGGCCTGCTCGTCGGTGAAGTCCATCCCGGTGTATTCCGAGACGACCTGGGCGATGCTGGCTGGTAGACAGAAGCCATTGGCCGCCTGCTCAAACCAGTGCTGCGCGTCCCCCATCGGATCGCCGACCAGGCGACCGTCCTGCACCCACTGCTGCTCTCCGCCGCCCTCCGGGACAAGGTCTACCTCACCATCGGTCTGCCCAAAGGTGGTGTCCAGAAGCGCCACCAACTCCGGCTCGCTGGCGAGGACCTCGTCAGCGGACAGCCACAGGTCCGACTCCACACCGGTGGGATCGCTCAGCAGGTAGCCGCCGTCGACCTCGCTCACGATCAGGTCAGCGACCCCGTCCCCGTCCAGGTCAATCCATGCGGTGTCTGCTTCGGCGTCCCCGTCGGTGTCCTCGACGAGGACCGCGACGTCCCCGAGGGTGTACCAGGCACTCTCCAACCCGCTGTCCGGTTCCACCGCTGTGGCGTCCGGTCCCGAGCCGTCCATGACGAGCGTGGCCGGCTCGATCGGCGGACCAGGTGCAACGTCCGCCGCATCGAAGGTCGGATCTGCGTCGAAGCTTTCCATGGTGCTCTCCTCTGTCGGGGCCAGCGCCCTCGGATCGTGACTGCTTAGAGCCGGAGCGGTGCCTTGATGTTCCCGCGGAGGGGATTGCTCGTGCTAGGGAACATCCGTAGGCTGCATCGACTCAAACAGCATGAGTCTGAACGCCCACCCCAGCAGTGCGTGGTGAAGGAGCCGAGGTGTCCCGTCTGCCCAACACCGGGGGAGTGGAAGCTGCTGCCGATGAGTTGCTGCTCAGGCTCAGCCGCACGGCGGGCCCAGGGGTCAAGGCCATTCTCGACGGGCACCGCGCGAGGCTGGCAGAGCCGCCCTTGGTCTTGATCGCCGGCCGGGTCAGTGCGGGCAAGTCCACGCTGGTGAATGCCCTCATCGGCGCCCGAGTCGCGCCCACTGCGGCCCGTGAGACCACCGCCGTCCTGACGACCTACCGGTTCGGGGCACCGGCGCGGGCCGAGGCGACGATGAAAGACGGGTCGAGCCAGCGGGTGACCATGGGGCACGACGGGCCGGACCTCGCCGCCCTGGGTGCAGACGACGTGGCCCACTTGACTGTCCACGTCCAGGAAGCCGCGCTGCGCAGATTCTCCATCCTGGACACGCCAGGCCTGGGCTCAGCCATGACGGGCAATTCGGAGCACACCGAGCTCGCGCTGACAACGGCTGCCACGCACGGGGTTCGGCCGGATGTGGTGCTCTACGTCGTGCGCGACATGTTCCGTGCGGACGATGTGGCCTTCCTCGAGCGGTTCGCCCAGGCTTGGACCTCCGTCGCCGACCTCCCGGCGCAGTCTGGGGTGCTGGCTGTGCTCTCACACGCGGACAACTACGGGGCCGGTCCCTGGGGGGCTGTGGACCCGATGCAGGAGGCGCAGCGAGCAGCGGCTGAACTGCCCGACACCCATGGCGTCCTGGCGGGTGCGGTGGCCGTCTCCGGGTTGCTCGCGGAGACCGTCCGCACCGGGCTGCTGCGGGAGCGGGACATCAGGGCGCTGCGGCTGCTGCGTGACGTGGATGATGACGATCTGCAGTATGCCGGATTGCTGGGGCCCGTGCCCGACGTGCCTCAGGAGGGTCTCGACCGGCTCACGGCGCTGCTGGGCGCCTACGGTGTGCGCCACGGTAGGCAACACGCGGATTCCTCCCCCGGCCTGCTGGACTGGGTGGAGGAGCTCAGCGGGATGCGGCCTCTCGAGCGGTTGCTTGAGGACGTCCTGGGCGCGTCCGGCGGTCTGGCCCGGGTCGACTCCATCCTCGGTGAGGTGACCACAATGGCGAGGCGAGAACGCTGGGGAGGGGAGCTGGAGAGTGCTCTCGAGGAGGCCCTTGCCTCACCCGAGTTTCACCGGCTCGACCAGTGGCGTGCCCTGGCGGAACTACGCAGGGCCTCTCCCGGTCACGAGCTCATCCCGGTCCTGGAGGCCCTCCAGCGGCAACCGGACAGGGTGCCGTCCCGTCTGGCTGGGGTCGGTGACACCGAGCCGCTCGCCCTGGCCGGCAGGTTCCAGGCCCTGGCCGGCACGGCGGGGACCGGTGCGGAGGCCCAGGCTGCACGGGTGCTGTCCCGGTCGATGATCCTGCTTGCGACGCATGGAGCACAGTGGAGGTAAGGAGCGCAGTGATGGTGGGAAGACGCTTACTCGTCCAGTCCGCGGATCGCGGCGTGGAGGGCCTGCCGCGCCCGGCTCAGGCGACTCTTGACGGTCTGGATCCCGACACCCTGATAGGTGGCGATGTCGGCATACGTGAAGTCGCAGAGTTCGAACAGCACGATGGCGACCCGGAAGTTCTCAGGCAACCGGCGCAGCGCCAGCTGGATCAGGTCGGCGTCGGCCAGCGCCTGGGTGAACTCGGGCTTGACGACCTGATCGTCCGTGATATCACTGGGGATGTCCCGGCGCTTGCGGGACTGGTGCACGGCTGCGTTGGAGGCGACACGATAGAGCCAGGTGCTAAACCGGCTGTGGCCGCGAAACGAGCCGATGCCCCGCCACGCCGCAAGCAGGGTTTCCTGCAGGGCGTCCTCCGCGTCGTTCTGGTTGCCCGTCACACGGAGACAGACGGCCCAGATCAGGGTCCTGTGCTCGCTGACCAGGGCCTCGAAGGCCGCGTGATCACCACGACTGGCGGCTACCACGAGTTCCTGCTCGGTCGCTGCGCGCACGTCCATCACGGTGGCCCCTTCACGGGAGTGGGGCTCGGACCCCGGAGGCCTAACGACTGCACCCGGAGCATAGCCAGCCGCCGCTCCCGCTGTAAAGGGATGAGCGGCGGGAAGACGGGCGAGGGCGCGCACTGCCCTGCAGGTCCGCGATCGGTGGCGTGGCGCTGATGTCATCGCACGACGTGAACCTGGGCGACTGGCTGGCGACCCCAGAGGGTCCGCCCGAGCGCATCTGGCAGGCCGCCCTGCGCTTGACCGCGCCGGAGGAGGACCACGCCCACGACCACGCGGACGAGGTCGCCCATGACCACCCGGACGAGGTCGCCCACGACCAGAGCCTCGATGAGGCGGTCGGGGACTGTGCTGTTGAGGACGGTGACCTCGGCCTTGCCGACGCCGAACCTCACATCGCGGACGCAGGAGCCCCGATGCCCTACGACGGGGAGGACTTCGATGGCGACCCTTTCTCCTGAGCACCTGACGGCCAGGCGTGTCGGACACGCCGCCTGCACTGCCGCCTGGTCACTGCTCAGGACGCACGACCAGCCAGTTGTCGCCGAGCAGGCGCAGGCCATCGCAGCAGGTCGACCGCACGCGCCGTCGGTTCTTTTCCTGGGGGAGCCGGGCAAGGGCAAGAGCACGCTGGTGCACTTGCTGTCCCCGCACGAGACCACTGCGTCGATGGAGGAGCGGTTGGTCAACCGCTACCGGCGCGTGATCCCGCCGCGCACCGGGAGCGCTCCTCTCCGGTGGCTGGGGGCCGAGGGCTCGGCGTCTGACACCTTCCACGAGGGGGCCGTGGGCGTGGAGGTGGAGTGGTCCTCCTGTGCCCTCGGCGACGATGTCGTCCTCCTAGACACCCCCTGTGAGGGTGGCATCGACGGACCCCAGGCCACGGTGAGCCGCATGTTGGTGCGGGCTGCCTCGGTCGGCGTCTTCGTCACAGACGCCGGAGCTCCCCTCCTGCAACCGGAGGTTGACTATCTGCGGGCCTACCTGCGCCCAGTCGACGCACTGGTTGTTGTTGTCACGAAGATCGACACCTTTCCGGACTCCTGGTCCGAGGTCGTCGAGACCAACACTCAGGTGCTGCGGGACCATCTCCGCAGCGGGATCCCGGTGGTGGGCGTCTCCACCACGATGGCCGCCCATGCCTACCGGCAGGACGACGAGGCCCGCCGCGAACTGCTGCTCCACAGGTCCGGGTGGACCGAGCTTCTCAGCGTCGTGTCCCACGAGCTGCGTCGGCATGCTGAGCTGCCGATGGCCAATGCCTTGCGGATGACCGAGGCGGGGCTGAAGGACCTGCGTTCGCACCTGGGGCAGCGGCTGGCGGTCACCCACGCCTCGGACCAGGATCTGGCAGAGGCCATGGCAGTGACAGAAGCCGAGGTCAACAGGCTCAAGGAGCGCCAGCAGGAGTGGACGTTGCACTTCGACCGGGACATCGCCCTCGTCCGCGCGGCCCTCAGCAAGAACTCCGCCACCCGCTTGGAGGAGTGGCGAACCACGCGCCGGGCCGCTGTTCGTGACATCAAGAGGCTCTCCGGGGAGGCTCAGATCAGCGCCCTGGAGGAGGAGATCCAGCAGGAGCTCAACGCCATGCGCGCCCTGATCTTCTCCGAGGCGCTGGACCAGCTGAGAGCGGTGCTCCGGGCGCAGGTCGGAGAGGCCCTGCAGGACGATCTGATCGACCAGTTCGGGGCGGAGCACGCGCCCGTCAACCGAGCGCTCGCGAGGGTGCTGCGCGATCCGCTCGATGTCAGTTCGGGACTGACCGGGTTCTTCGGTGCCAACCTGTCCTACAGCCTGGCCACATCTCTGCTGCACCTGTCCAACCCGGTTGGCCTGGCGCTCGCAGCCGCTGGCGGGATCGGGTACTTCGTGGCGCTGCGCACTGGCCAGCACGGCAAGAAGACGTTGAGCCAGATGGACTACGAGCTCGCCCGTCTCGCCAAGGAGGAGCGGGAGGCCCTGGTGGGCCAGTGGGATCAACTGATCATTCAGTTGAAACCCGAGATCGTGCCCGCCTACCGCAAGTTGCTAGGCCAGAAGATCCAGGAGAAGGGCGCCCTCTTGACCGAGCAGCGCAAACAACGCGGTGCCTCCATCAGTGAGGCCGAGAGATCACGCAAGGCCATCGAGGCAGCGATCCAGAGCGTGGATGACAGCCTCGTCGAACTCGAGAAGGCCCTGGGACTCCTGCGCGCGTTGTGACGCTGCTCGCGGATCTGCTCGCAGCATGGTGTGGGGCCCCCGGTCTAGACGTTGGGGGCGGCGACCTCAGGCTCGGCCTCCGTGCCGCCCCCACCGCGGCGCACCGCGGCCAGCAGCATCTGGGCGACGTCGACGACCTCGACCTCTTCGCGGGCGCCCTCGGACTGCTTCTCGGTGAGGCCGTCGGAGAGCATGACGCGGCAGAAAGGGCAGCCGATCGCGATCCGGTCGGCGCCGGTGGCCAGCGCCTCCTCGGTGCGGTTGACGTTGATGCGGTTGCCGAGCTTCTCCTCCATCCACATGCGGGCACCACCGGCACCGCAGCAGAAGGACTTCTCCTTCGAGCGCGGCATCTCCCGCATCTCCACCCCGGGCAGTGCGCCGAGCAGCTCACGCGGCGGGGAGTAGACCCCGTTGTGCCGACCCAGGTAGCACGGGTCGTGATAGGTCACCGTCTCCGCGGTGGAGGCCACCCCCGTGGTGTCGGCCTCCTCCGGGCGGGCGACCGGGGTGAGCTTCTTCTCCCGCACCAGGCGGTTGAGCAGCTGGGTGTGGTGGACGACCTGATACTTGCCGCCCAGCTGGGGGTACTCGTTCTTGATGGTGTTGAAGCAGTGGGCGCAGGTCACCACGATCTTGGTGGCGTTGACCTCGTTGAGCACCTCGACGTTCTGCTGGGCCAGCATCTGGAAGAGGAACTCGTTGCCGGCCCGGCGCGCGGGGTCACCGGTGCAGGTCTCCCCGTCGCCCAGCACCGCGAAGCTCACTCCGGCGGTGTTGAGCAGCTCGGCCACGGCGCGGGTGGTCTTCTTCGCGCGGTCCTCATAGGCGCCGGCGCAGCCGACCCAGAACAGATAGTCGACCTCGTCGAGGTCCTCGACGTCCGCCCCGGCCACCTTGACCTCGAAGGGCAGGTCCTTGGCCCAGTCCATCCGGGCGCGGGCCGACATACCCCAGGGGTTCTGCTTGTTCTCCAGGTTCTTGAACAGCCCGCCCAGCTCGCTGGGGAAGGCCGACTCGATCAGCGTCTGATAGCGGCGCAGGTCCACGATCATGTCGACGTGCTCGATGTCGACCGGGCACTGCTCAACGCATGCCCCGCAGGTGGTGCAGGACCACAGCACGTCCGGGTCGATGACCGCGCCACCGGTGGGGATGGTCGGGTCGCCCTCGGTCGCGCCGACCAGCTCCCGCTGGGCCTCCAGCACCGCGGAGAGGGGTATGCCGTGCCGTGCCGCCGCCGACCCGTCACCTGTCACTCCCGCCGCAGGTGCTTCCGCCGTGCCGTCGCCAGCTGCGTCGCGGGCCTCCTCGGAGGCCATCAGCCACGGTGCTTTGGCGTGGTGGTGGTTGCGCAGGTTCATCACCATCATCTTGGGAGACAACGGCTTGTCGGTGTTCCACGCCGGGCACTGCTCCTGGCAGCGGCCGCACTCGGTGCAGGTGGAGAAGTCGAGCAGACCCTTCCAGGTGAAGTCCTCGATCTTGCCGACGCCGAGCGCGGCGTCCTCGTCGAGCTCCTCGATGTTCTCGAAGTCCACCGGCTCGCCACCGACCGCGATCGGCTGCAGCTCACCGAGGGAGGTGCGCCCGTCCGGGTGGCGCTTGAACCAGATGTTGAAGAAGGCCAGGAACCGGTGCCAGGCCACTCCCATCGTGGGGGTGACAGCGATGGTGATCATCCAGCCCATGGAGATGAGGATCTTGACCAGCGCCACCAGGACGATGGTGGTCTCCAGGGCACCTTCCGACATACCGTCGAAGAAGTTGCCGATCCATCCGGTGGTGGGGAAGTGGACGAAGTCGGCCCACTCTGCTCCGGTCGCCTTGCCGAGGGCGTACTCCAGGCCGCGCAGGGCCACGATGCACAGACCGACGCCGAGGATCACGAACTCCACGACATAGGCCTGCCAGAAGGTCGAGCCCCAGAAGCGGCTCTCGCGGTCGTGGGTGCGGGGGTGCAGTCGCTGGCGCAGCACGATCAGGGCGATGATGCCGATCAGGGTGCCCCAGCCGAACAGCTCGGCCAGCCAGATGTAGGGCGGCCAGTGCCCGATCAGGGGCAGCGCGAAGTGCGGGTTGAAGAGCTGACCGTATGCCGTGGCGAGGGTGGTCGTGAGCAGCAGGAAGCCCAGCATCACGAACCAGTGGGCGACCGCGACCATCGGCTTGCGAGCCATCCGGTTGTGCGCG
Encoded here:
- a CDS encoding Hsp70 family protein encodes the protein MEGQARTGWRLAIDFGTTNTAAAVEHMGQVHPLRLSASSHLMPSAVLVTDGDIRTGSAATRGAAIHPAGYEPTPKRRLIEEQILLDGDLIQPVKLVAAILRKVYEHALADADQVPPTEVVLTHPQAWHAHRIGLLRAAAEQADIPADRLRLVSEPLATAWYYSAGDPLPAGAYLAVLDLGGGTSDAALLRYVVEAGTGRYEVVDSDGIDPLGGHDFDSRLETWAQNQMCQDGPPDLLAELEHPRQTRARLTLREDVRAAKESLSENQSETIGVMAGTQEWVGVVTRNEYEELVAVDIDRAVGLVLNLLRDLPGAPEVHRLYLTGGSSMTPLLQRRLEEVLPGRIGTRGDRKQVTALGALHVPAVSAPRPPAPLPPPVPHSTDSGPAQHTVPSQPTDGGQPTGPNHEAHAGAGRNTTRTVMAVGGVVAAVAATVAAFLTLGSDDSEPNSPGDTPTSGAPRSDAVIATAADMERLIADHQLALRSSCVEVDLADLPQDDGEVVVLECSDPLTDSPAMLHLSSFASVADTAAAFDSQIQVFDDQGALPLSERASWGDGVSQGHESSSAATFSWTDESTMTLSVLASADLSAADLYVHWLDYPDYSP
- a CDS encoding C39 family peptidase, with protein sequence MESFDADPTFDAADVAPGPPIEPATLVMDGSGPDATAVEPDSGLESAWYTLGDVAVLVEDTDGDAEADTAWIDLDGDGVADLIVSEVDGGYLLSDPTGVESDLWLSADEVLASEPELVALLDTTFGQTDGEVDLVPEGGGEQQWVQDGRLVGDPMGDAQHWFEQAANGFCLPASIAQVVSEYTGMDFTDEQAFVDIANELGAFVVGPDGVPGLTLDSGVAILHEVGVPAVSGFGDLASLEAQLDAGYSIIVAVDSGELWTGEAQEDHAADHALVVTGIDHERGTVLLSDPGTPGGNLAEYPLGLFENAWADSDHSWILVEQPASNVTADPSSAPHDAMEVVEPTDSVPQPAPVTSEELGDLVQPTPIDTEEILDSIRNPDLSELGTDDDTFLEQTTAWAVQHPWILIPVALVAGRLMSRPNNG
- a CDS encoding dynamin family protein, encoding MSRLPNTGGVEAAADELLLRLSRTAGPGVKAILDGHRARLAEPPLVLIAGRVSAGKSTLVNALIGARVAPTAARETTAVLTTYRFGAPARAEATMKDGSSQRVTMGHDGPDLAALGADDVAHLTVHVQEAALRRFSILDTPGLGSAMTGNSEHTELALTTAATHGVRPDVVLYVVRDMFRADDVAFLERFAQAWTSVADLPAQSGVLAVLSHADNYGAGPWGAVDPMQEAQRAAAELPDTHGVLAGAVAVSGLLAETVRTGLLRERDIRALRLLRDVDDDDLQYAGLLGPVPDVPQEGLDRLTALLGAYGVRHGRQHADSSPGLLDWVEELSGMRPLERLLEDVLGASGGLARVDSILGEVTTMARRERWGGELESALEEALASPEFHRLDQWRALAELRRASPGHELIPVLEALQRQPDRVPSRLAGVGDTEPLALAGRFQALAGTAGTGAEAQAARVLSRSMILLATHGAQWR
- a CDS encoding RNA polymerase sigma factor, which produces MRAATEQELVVAASRGDHAAFEALVSEHRTLIWAVCLRVTGNQNDAEDALQETLLAAWRGIGSFRGHSRFSTWLYRVASNAAVHQSRKRRDIPSDITDDQVVKPEFTQALADADLIQLALRRLPENFRVAIVLFELCDFTYADIATYQGVGIQTVKSRLSRARQALHAAIRGLDE
- a CDS encoding P-loop NTPase family protein codes for the protein MATLSPEHLTARRVGHAACTAAWSLLRTHDQPVVAEQAQAIAAGRPHAPSVLFLGEPGKGKSTLVHLLSPHETTASMEERLVNRYRRVIPPRTGSAPLRWLGAEGSASDTFHEGAVGVEVEWSSCALGDDVVLLDTPCEGGIDGPQATVSRMLVRAASVGVFVTDAGAPLLQPEVDYLRAYLRPVDALVVVVTKIDTFPDSWSEVVETNTQVLRDHLRSGIPVVGVSTTMAAHAYRQDDEARRELLLHRSGWTELLSVVSHELRRHAELPMANALRMTEAGLKDLRSHLGQRLAVTHASDQDLAEAMAVTEAEVNRLKERQQEWTLHFDRDIALVRAALSKNSATRLEEWRTTRRAAVRDIKRLSGEAQISALEEEIQQELNAMRALIFSEALDQLRAVLRAQVGEALQDDLIDQFGAEHAPVNRALARVLRDPLDVSSGLTGFFGANLSYSLATSLLHLSNPVGLALAAAGGIGYFVALRTGQHGKKTLSQMDYELARLAKEEREALVGQWDQLIIQLKPEIVPAYRKLLGQKIQEKGALLTEQRKQRGASISEAERSRKAIEAAIQSVDDSLVELEKALGLLRAL
- a CDS encoding (Fe-S)-binding protein yields the protein MSPVQIIAIVLGVGVTLVAVSLFVRTIVGFVAKFRLGQPATGRTDEPGARTLTLLREFLAHNRMARKPMVAVAHWFVMLGFLLLTTTLATAYGQLFNPHFALPLIGHWPPYIWLAELFGWGTLIGIIALIVLRQRLHPRTHDRESRFWGSTFWQAYVVEFVILGVGLCIVALRGLEYALGKATGAEWADFVHFPTTGWIGNFFDGMSEGALETTIVLVALVKILISMGWMITIAVTPTMGVAWHRFLAFFNIWFKRHPDGRTSLGELQPIAVGGEPVDFENIEELDEDAALGVGKIEDFTWKGLLDFSTCTECGRCQEQCPAWNTDKPLSPKMMVMNLRNHHHAKAPWLMASEEARDAAGDGTAEAPAAGVTGDGSAAARHGIPLSAVLEAQRELVGATEGDPTIPTGGAVIDPDVLWSCTTCGACVEQCPVDIEHVDMIVDLRRYQTLIESAFPSELGGLFKNLENKQNPWGMSARARMDWAKDLPFEVKVAGADVEDLDEVDYLFWVGCAGAYEDRAKKTTRAVAELLNTAGVSFAVLGDGETCTGDPARRAGNEFLFQMLAQQNVEVLNEVNATKIVVTCAHCFNTIKNEYPQLGGKYQVVHHTQLLNRLVREKKLTPVARPEEADTTGVASTAETVTYHDPCYLGRHNGVYSPPRELLGALPGVEMREMPRSKEKSFCCGAGGARMWMEEKLGNRINVNRTEEALATGADRIAIGCPFCRVMLSDGLTEKQSEGAREEVEVVDVAQMLLAAVRRGGGGTEAEPEVAAPNV